The sequence TTCGATGCTGGCGGCGATGGCGGTGTTGGGAGTAGAAAATGGTGCAGCCGCCGTGACCCAGCGCATGTTTACCGGAGCTAACTCTTTTTCTTTGTTGGCCATCCCCTTTTTCGTGTTGGCGGGTGCGTTGATGAACTCGGGCGGTATTGCCACCCGGTTGATTGACGCCGCCCGGGTACTCGTCGGTAAGCTACCTGCATCGATGGTGCAGACTAATGTCGTGGCTAATGGTTTGTTCGGCTCTGTCTCTGGTGCTGCGGTTGCCGCCGCGTCTGCGGTGGGTACTGTGATGGCTCCGCAAATGCGTAAGGACGGATACTCGCGGCCCTTTGCGGCCGCTGTCAACGTCGCGTCTGCACCTGCAGGCATGCTGTTGCCACCGTCGAATACGTTCATCGTGTACTCACTGGTGTCATCAACCTCGATCGCAGCGTTATTTATGGCAGGAATTGGTCCGGGCCTGTTATGGCTTATTGCGGTCTTGGTCGTGGGTGTGTGGCTAGCGCGGAAAGAAAACTATCGCCGAGACACTGAACACCCAACGTTGAGCCAGGCGTTTGTGGTGCTCTGGCGTGCCGTCCCATCACTGCTCATGATCGTGATTGTGGTCGGTGGTATTTTGCTTGGCTGGTTTACCCCGACCGAGTCTGCGGCGATCGCGGTGGTATACTGCCTGGCACTTGGCTTCATTTACCGGGAGCTGGAAGTGAAGGATTTACCACAAGTGCTGCTAAGCGCTACCCGCACCACCTGCATTGTGATGATGCTTGTGGCAGCATCCTCAGCACTGTCCTGGGTTATGGCTTTTGCTGGAATCCCAGCCTTGATCTCGCAGGGGCTATTGGCTGTGTCCACCAATAAAGTAGTGATCTTGCTTATCATTATGTTGATTCTTCTGCTCATTGGTACATTCATGGACCCGACTCCGGCTATCCTGATCTTCGTTCCGATCTTCTTGCCGATCGTTACCGAACTTGGAGTGGACCCGATTCATTTTGGTGCGATGGTGGTGATGAACCTCTCGCTCGGCGTGATCACTCCTCCAGTAGGCAACGTCCTATTCGTGGGCGCCCAGGTTGCCGGTCTGCGTATCGAGCCCGTGATTGCACGGCTATGGCCGTTTTTGGCGGCGATCCTGATCGCCTTGTTCATTGTGGTGTTTGTGCCAGCGGTATCCACCTGGCTTCCAACAACGTTGGGGCTGATGAGCCCCGCGGGCTGATATACACGGACTCAACACTAGGCATACTGCGGTGGCCGTGAGCACTACAGCTGAACACTACATCGCCGCTAGAGTAATCACCGCCACCAAGAACACCACTAAAATACCGACGCCGAACAATGCGGCCTTCCGCCCTTCGCGGTGGGCTAGATTCACGTTAATGTTAGTGGAGGTGGCGGGCACCTGCAGTAGCACCAACGGGTCGGCCGGGTTCTTGATCAGCCCTAGCCCGCTGTGGTTGCGTAATTCGTGGTTACGCTTCTTCTCATCTTCGTCGGCGGGAATCGTCTTGCGCAGCCTGTCATGGTCCATAAACACCTTGACCACTAGGGTCAGGGCCACCACAATCGTGCCCACCCCACCAATCACTTCGGCGGCCGTTTCGTAGCGCTGCCAGCCCGGCAACACGGATACCAGAGTGCTAAACGAGATCGCAGCAGACAAAAACACCGCCAGCCACGCCATCATGACGTGCACCGAATCAAGCAGGCCAGCGATGCGCTGTGCCAGGGACTGGGAGAACGGAATCTGCGAATCAGCAGGCACGGGCTTGCCCACAAACGCCAACTGTGCAGGTGGGACGATCACCGCAAACAGGACCACCATGAGTGCCGCGGTGAGAAACCCGGGAGTTGCCGCGACGATCTGCTCAGGCACGATCACCGCCACATAACCAAAAGCACCAACGATTATGGCAATGGCTAGCCCGTATAACCTCCACAACCTCGGCATCTAATTCACCCTTTCCGGCCTCTGCTCACGGCGCAGATAATCACCCAGATACGGTTGCGCGAATTCCACCGCACCCCAGCCAGCAGCCACAATCAAATCACGATCAATAAGTTTGCCACGGGTATCCGACAAAGCCGTACTCGGCCTGTCCAGCGCAGTGGTCAAGTCAGTTGTTGACACAGTGGTTTGCCCGGTCTGGTACTGGATATGCGCCATCGCATCTAGGTACTCGCGCTGGCGTGGGGGCACCGCGCGTAACGACGCTACATCGGCCCGGGTGATCTCGTGATCACCGGCCACATTCCAGGCCAGGTAGCCGATCATTTGCACAAGGTAGGGGTAACCTTGGGTGAGCTCGCCCGCGAACTCGGGGAGATCGTCGGCAATAGCATCCTGTATCTCGTCAATGGTGGTGAGCACCCCGGTGCCATGAAGGAGAGCAAGAAGCTCGTGTAACCGTGTGACAAGGCGGGGGACCGCAGGTTGTTCGTCGTTAAGCTCGCTGCGCACCGAACCGATGCCCACCACAGACATACCCACAAAGCGGCGCTTGGCGGTGTTTCAGTGTTTCAGTGTTTCTGCCATGCCTTGGCGCCTGATGCGCGGATGACCACCCAGCCCTGGGTGCGGGCGAGGTCTTCCAGTTCGGTGAGCAGAACTGTTTTGCCGATGCCGCGCGAGCCGGAAATGGTCAAGGACCGGTTGGGGTGACCTGGGCCGGATTCTAGAGCGGTGGAAAACTCGCTGAGGACGGTGGCGCGGCCAGCCCAGATCTTGGGGCTGGTGCCAGGGACGTCGTCGGAAAGCACCTAGCCGAACGTGCAGCGGACAGAAAACATGGCGTGTAGTTTAGTCCTCCAATCCAGCCTCGATGCGTGCAATATCCTTTTCATGCTGACGAGACATGCTGCGAGGAACAGTAGTGAGGGCGAGGATCACACCAATGACAGCGCTACCAAGAATGCCGAAAGCTAGTGGCCAGGAGCGTTCATAGGACAGTGCTGCATTCCAGATAACGCCTGCCAGCATAGCTAGCACTAGCAGTAGTGCAGCAGCCATGTAGGGCGGGGGAGATGCAGTTTTGGGGCGAGGTGCATAGCCTCTCATCCATTGCAAACCTGCTTGCTGGGTGGCGGCTGTGCACAGGATGATCACCCCAGCGCCAAGTGTCGAGTACCAGCCTGGGAGGGTCCAGGCCAGTATTGCTGCGCCGAGAAACATGGTCAACGGCATCGCCCACAAGGCAACAGTGCTTGACTCGTGGGTTTTAAGACGGTGGTACTCGTCGTTGGAGGTGCGTTCGGTGAATTCGATGGCGTAGTCGCCGAATTTCTGGATCATTGGTTGTCCTGTTCCCGGCCGAAAACTTCTTCGACCGTTTTTCCAAGGGTGTGACAAATGTCGAGTGCGAGGTGGACGGAGGGGGAATAGTTGCCTTTTTCGATGTTGGCGATGGTTTGTCGTGATACTCCGGCGGCGTCAGCGAGTTCCTGCTGGCTGAGCTCGAGCCAGCGACGCCACTGGCGAACCATATTGTTGGTGGTGGGGCTGGGATCCTGTGCCATATGACTCCTTTCTTTTCCGGATTGTAAATCATAATTTAATGAATGTAAAGTATATTTTACATAACGGTAGGCGCGTTTGACGGTGTAGACTTTCTTTCCCATTGGGTTCCGTTTGCAGTATACCCCACGGGGTATTAGTGTGGGGTTTTATGATGACACGTACACAAAGTCAGGGTGACACACGTACCAGTGGTGCAATCCCACCATTGCTACTGACAGTGCTGGCACTCGTTTCGGCGATCGAACCGCTGTCCATCAACATGTATCTCTCCGGCATGCCGCAACTCTCACGCGACCTCGGAGTAGATCAGACGGCAGGTCAGCTCACACTGACCGCATTCTTGGCGGGCATTGCCGTTGGCCAAATCATCGTCGGGCCGGTTTCGGATTCCCTCGGCCGCCGCACGTTGTTCATTCGGGGAACACTCGGACTCATGGCCGCATCCGTGCTTGCCGCCGTCGCCCCGAATATCTGGGTACTCTACCTTGCCCGTGTGGCCCAAGGCTTAGCCGGCGGCACCGCCGTCGTGCTGGCTCGCGCAGTGGCAGCTGATCTTGCAAGTGGAAAAGAACTCGCCCGCGTGTTTGCCCTGCTGATGATGCTGGGGTCAATCGCCCCCGTGGTCGGGCCGATCCTGGGTGGGCTTATCGTCGACTTTGTTGGCTGGCGTGGCGTGTTTTGGCTGCTGGCTCTCCTGAACTTGCTGATGTGGCTGGGGGTGTGGCGTTTCGTTCCGGAATCATTACCCGCCGAGAAGCGCCGCACCTTCACGCTTAAAGCCGTCCGCGACGCGTTTACTCAGCTCAGTAAAGACCGTGCTTTTGTGGGGTACTCGCTCGGTTTCATGTTTTCATTTGTCACCATGTTCGCGTACGTCTCGGCGTCGCCGTACGTGTTGCAGGAGCACTATGGGTTTACACCCATCCAGTACGCTGTCATTTTCGCGGTGAATACCACGGGGCTTGCGATCCTCACCATCATCAACCGCCGCATCGTCGGGCGCACCGGGCCCCTGATCCTTTCGCGCATCTTCAACCTCGTGCAGCTAGCAGCCACCATCTACCTGATCGCGGTTACGGTAATGGGGTTGAACCGCTGGTTTGTCTTGGTGGGCCTTTTCGTGGTGGTTGCGTCGAACGGCGTGAATCTGGGCAACAATTCAGCACTGGCTATCGACCGCGCACAAGGCGTTACCGGTACCGCCTCGGCCATTATGGGTGCCGGTCAGTTCATGTTCGCCGGTATCGTCAGCCCGGTGGTGGGCATTGTGGCTGGGTTTGGCATGTCGCAGCCGATCGCGATGGCTGTCGTGATGTTCCTGGCCTGTGTTGTTGCAACAATTGGCATCCAGTGGATTGGTGCAGGTACCACACGCAAACTCAAGGCTTAACGACGAGTGTTAGTTCACTGCCCGTTACTTCAACGTTGAGGCCTGATTCCTCGGCGATATCGGCCACACCTTCGATGGAATCTGCATTCCGTGGCGCGGAAGCTAGCAGACGGGCCAGCTCACCCTTGTAAAACTTGTTAAAGTGACTCACCACTTTCCGTGAACCGTCTGGCTGCACAGCCTCTACGCGCACTGTCATTGCTTCTGGAACTTTGCCCAGCTGCTGGTATGGACCGGAGCGCAGATCGACGATAAACCCTCCGGTTTCTTGTAGTGCCTCAGTAATCAGGGTGCGCCAGCGCGCCTTCATCGTCGGCACTTCTGCCGTGTCTCCGACGAAGGAGGAAACACGGGGAATTTTCGATCCCGCTGAAAGCCGATACTTAGGGATCATGTCATCGGCTCGCACGACACCAAACAGTGCCGACCCGATGGTCAGTCGTTTCAGGGCTTCGTCGGAAAGCGAATCCGCCTGGAGAGCGTCGTATAAGACCCCGGTATAGCGGTAGATTGCGGGCATCACAGGGGCAGTGGCCAGAGTGAGATTGGCTTCAGCTTCAGCGCGCTGGCGCTCGCTGATCTTCAAAGCGGCAAGTTGTGCGTCGACAGGCAACGCGGCGAGATCGGCGATGATCTCTTCGCGGACCGGGTCGAGGGTAGGGAAGGAGACATCCATCGGGTCGGACTCTCCGCCGGGGGCTTTGGTTTCGGAAGGGGGCAACACAATCAGCACGGTACTAGCGTACCGTGACCTGTGAGAGGGTACGATTATCGCCATGATCACACGTATGTCTGAGCTTTTCCTGCGCACTCTGCGCGAAGACCCTGCCGATGCCGAAGTGCCCAGCCACAAGCTGCTCGTGCGCGCCGGATACATTCGTCGCGCCGCACCCGGCATCTATAACTGGTTACCGTTAGGGCTGCGCACACTGCGCAAGATCGAGGCAGTGGTACGCGCTGAGATGGACGCAATGGGTGCTCAGGAAATGCTGTTCCCAGCACTGTTGCCGCGCGAACCGTATGAGGCCACTGGCCGCTGGGATGAATATGGCTCCGAACTGTTCCGCCTCAAGGATCGCCGTAACAACGATATGCTCCTGGGGCCAACGCATGAGGAGATGTTTACCTCCACGGTCAAAGACCTCTACACCTCGTACAAGGACTTCCCGGTCACCTTGTACCAGATCCAGACCAAGTACCGCGACGAGGCCCGCCCCCGCGCCGGCATCCTGCGAGGCCGAGAGTTTGTGATGAAGGATTCTTACTCCTTCGACATGAACGACGAGGGCTTGGACGATTCCTATGTTGCTCACCGCGAGGCGTACCAGCGCATCTTCGACTCACTCGGTGTGCGTTACGAGATTTGCAAGGCCACCTCGGGCGCTATGGGTGGGTCTGCTTCAGAGGAGTTCCTCGCGTACTCCGACAACGGTGAAGACACCTTCGTGATCTCCACCGCCGGCGACTACGCAGCCAACGTTGAGGCAGTAACTACTGTGGCGCTGCAGCCACGGCCGATCGAGGGACTGCCCGAAGCAGTGGACTATGAAACCCCGGATTCAGAGACCATCGAGACTTTGGTGCAGTGGGCTAATAGCGCCGGTATTCAGGTTGAGGGCCGCGATGTGATTGCCTCCGACACGCTCAAGTGCATGGTGATCAAGGTCGACGGGGTCGGGCTGGCGCCCGCCGACAAAAAGGAGGAGGACGAGGACGCGAGTCCGCAGATTATCGGTGTGCTCATCCCTGGCGACCGTGAACTTGACGAAGACCGTCTTGACGCAGCGCTCGAACCAGCAACCTGGGAGTTCCTTTCCGACGAGGAGTTTGCCCGCTCTGAGTTTTTAGTCAAGGGCTATGTGGGTCCGCGCGCTTTGCAGGCCAATGGCATCAAGATTTATGCTGACCCGCGCATTGTCGACGGCACCGCGTGGATTGCCGGAGCGGACAAGAAAGAACACCACGGGGTGGGACTGGTGGCAGGCCGGGACTTCACTGTCGACGAGACCATCGAGGCCGCCGAAATCCACGAGGGCGATCCATCACCAACAGGTAACGGCACCCTGAAACTGGCACGTGGCATTGAGCTGGGCCACATCTTCCAGCTAGGGCGCAAATACACCGAAGCAATGGATGTGCAGATCCTTGATGAAAACGGCCGCCAGGCGGTACCAACCATGGGGTCTTATGGCATTGGGATCTCGCGGATGATGGCCGTGCTGGTGGAACAGATGCACGACGAGAAAGGCCTGGTCTGGCCTGCGGCAGTTGCTCCGTACCAGGTGCATGTTGCTGTGGCGAACAAGGACAAAGAAGCACTTCAAGCAGGAGACAAGCTGGTCGCCGAACTCGACGCTGCAGGCATCGAGGTGCTTTTCGACGACCGGCCCAAGGTCTCCCCAGGCGTGAAATTCAAGGACGCTGAGCTACTAGGTATGCCCTATGCTGTGATCCTGGGCCGCGCATTCAAAGACGGCAATGTAGAGCTTCGGATCCGCGGCGGAGAAACCACCGAGGTGCCATTTGATCAGATCGTTGAAAAGGTGCTGGGCCTTGTCCGCAGTTAAAGCGTGGTACGCAGGGGTGATGCGTGCTACAAGTATGGTGGCAGCAGGCTTACTGCTTTCCTCGTGCGGGCAGTTCTTCGAGCAACCAGTGGCGGAACCCACTGCGGTACTTACAGAGGTCAGTACCGTTGTGGCAGCCCCTGAGGGACAGCCGGAAGAAACCCGGCAGGGATCGTCGTCAAGCACGGCGGTGGAAACACAAACTGAAACTGTCACGCAAAAACCAAACACCAGCTCTGAATGTGGAACGATGAGCGCTAACCAAGCCCTTATCACAAACGTTGGCAAAGTCCGGAGAGTTCGTGACTATCCGTGGGATACTGACTATTCCTACACAGAAGGCTATGACCCGTGTGCGGCGTTGTCATGGATCACTATCACTGTGGAAGGGGTGACCGGTTCGTCGCCGAACCACATCATGCTGTTCCACAAAGGGGACTATTTAGGCACCGCCACCTATGAAGCCTACGGCTTCTTCCCTCGTGTTACCCGCGCGTCCGACAACATGATCAACGTGGTGTACACGTATCCCCTGACAGGCGAAGGCACCGCAAATGCATCTGGGCGCGCCTACGCCTCATTCGAGTGGGACGAAGACTTGCAAAAGGTGCAGATGTACGGCGACGTGCCACCAAAGTAGGGTGTTCTGAAAGCGAGAAACCGCAGCACACCTGCGAGGTACACTGCGGTTTCCTTGTGGAAGTCACCTTTTAGAAGAAAGGCCACCAGGGGAATGGCCACCATGGCACAGGCTGAGGCCGTGGCTCTGGCCGTGGTTCGGGCCGTGGTTCCGGCCTAGGCTGAGGCCGTGGTTCGGGCCGTGGTTCGGGCCGTGGTTCCGGCCAAGGCGCTGGCCAAGGATCTGGCTGGGGCTGTGGGTTCGGCCAAGGATCTGGCTGGGGCTGTGGGTTCGGCCCAGGGGCTGGCCCCGGCTGTGGTGCCGGCGCTGACCCCGGGTTGACTGCCTTAAGCGCTGCTTCAGCGTCGACAAGCCCCGCTCCAGAGCCTTGGCGTGGTTGAGCTAGCGGGCGGGCAGTGGACTTCAGGATCTGCTCGACGCGTTCGGTACTGAGGCTAGGATCTTGCGCCTTCATTAAAGCAGCGATACCAGAAACATAGGGCGCAGCCATGGATGTGCCCTGGTAAAAGGAGTAACTGGGCGAACCTGGTGTAGTGCGTCCAGTATTGAGGGTGGATAAGACGGTGGTGCCGCGTTGCTGATCGCCACCAGGGGCGGTCACATCAACATGCGTGCCAAAATTAGAGTAGCTGGCGTAGTGTCCGGTTACACCTGAAGAACCTACATTGATGACCCCAGGGCAATTGCCAGGTTGAGCGTATTGGGTGTTGCGCGACTCATTGCCAGCTGCGACCACCACTGACGCTCCATTACCGCGCGCGGTATCGATAGCCCGCTGGTAAGTGCGTGAGCAGGTGCCCGAGCCACCCAGCGACAGGTTGATTACCTGAGCTGGGTTCCGGTTAGCCGGTACACCATTGATGGAGCCACCAGAAGACCACACAATCGCATCTGCGATATCAGAGGAGTAGCCGCCACACTTGCCCAGTGCACGAACAGGAACAACCTTCGCCTGAGGTGCCACACCGGCCACACCAATCGAGTTGTTGGTTACAGCGGACACGGTGCCTGCCACATGGGTGCCGTGCCAGGATGAGTTCGATGGATGCGGATTTTTACCACATTCATAGGCTGCGTACCAGTCACCTTCATCCTGCGGGTTAGGATCACGGCCGTCTCGATCACGGGACATGGAAGGATCCGAAATGAAGTCATATCCGGGCAGAAGATTGGGATCCAAATCTGGGTGCCTGGTTGTTCCTGTATCGACGACAGCCACAACCACACCCTCGCCGAGTTTAGGAGCAAACGTCCATGCCTTGTCCGCTTTTCCACCCCAATTCCCATGAATTGGCCATTGCTGCCGGTAATGCTGGTCATTGACAGCCATCGGCATCATACGGGCATCCGGCTCGATGTGCGCTACCTTGCCCGAGTTCCGCATCTCTTCCATGAACTCTTCAGACGCCTGCGGGTCAAGATACTCCTCTACCTCGACCACCACAGTGCCGTCTTCGCGCTCGCGGACCTCTGTTACGTCTTCATCCAGAGCTTCTCCCGTCTCCTGCATCACGCTCATTCGCTCGTCGCGATCCTTTTGGACATCCTCGTGATATTCGACGATGAAACGGTCGGTGGAGGTGGTGATGGCTTCACGGTTTTCTGGGTCGATAGCTTCGTCCACGGTTTCTCCGCCTGGCTCATTGGGAAGATCTTCCTGAGCGTAGGCGATCCCAGACGTAGCAAGGCTCATGGCAAGAACCGCACTTGCGCCTGCCATAGCTCGCATCATGTGTCTTGACTTCTTCGACATGATTTTGCCTTTCAAATTGCTTCAATGTGTGCAGTGAATTCCTGGTAATTTTTTGTGGTTTCCAGTCAGTGGAATCCGTTCAAACTTCCTCCTATTTCGTCGCGCTGACTGGCCGACTCCTTCAGCTGTATCCTTGCCCCCGTCGGCCTCTGATATAGCGTGCCATAAAAACCTGGGAAAGTAATAAGAGTGTGACAATCGTGTTATTCAAACGTTATCGAAACGGTTTGTCGATAAGCAATAGCAGGTCAAGCCGTTTAAATTTAATAGGTAAACTATTTAGTTTGAAGAGTGATTCCTAATCAGTTAGCTGAAAATAAGTTAAACGTTAAAAAAATTAAGGCTCTACTTAGGTTATGTTTTGCCGGTGTGGCCTGCGTTTTCACTAGCGGAAGCTTTTTGAAAATGGGTTGAGGTGATGGGATGGAAGGGGGTCGTTATGTGATTCTCGTCACTGGTAGGGCTTGCTGAATAAAAAAGGGGGTGAAATTAGGGGGTAAAGGAGCACTGAAAAATTGCAGAAAAGAATGCCCGTGACGCATCTGGTCACGGGCAAGAAATTTTCACCTCAGAACTTCACTGCGGGTTTTAGCGAAGAGGGCTCCTATACGTTGTAGTAGAGCTCAAATTCCTTCGGAGTGGGACCCTGGCGCAGCGGCATGATCTCATTGTCGTACTTCAACTGGATGTAGATCTCAATGAGATCCCCCGTGAACACGTCGCCCTCGGTGAGGAAGTCATGGTCGTCGGCAAGTGCCTGCAAAGATTCCTCCAAAGAGTGCGGGACCTTTGGCACGTTGAATTCCTCCTGAACCTCAAGTTCATACAGATCCTTATCCACCGCCTCGCCAGGGTCGAGACGGTTCTTAATGCCGTCTAGTCCAGCCATCATCTGTGCCGTAAATCCTAAGTACGGGTTGCCGGAGGGGTCTGGTGCGCGGAACTCCAGGCGCTTCGCGTTCGGAGAATCACCAGTGACAGGAATACGGATCGCTGCAGAACGGTTGCGCTGCGAGTACGCCAAGTTGACCGGCGCCTCAAACCCAGAGTACAAGCGGCGGTAAGAGTTAGTGGTGGGGTTAGTCAACGCCATGACAGCAGGGGCGTGCTTGAGCAGACCACCGATGTACCAGCGCGCCAGATCGCTCAACCCGGCGTAACCATTCTCGTCATAAAACAGCGGCTTGCCATCTTTCCACAATGACTGGTGCGCGTGCATGCCGCAGCCACCGTCACCATCCAGTGGCTTGGGCATGAAGGTGGCGGTCTGACCCATCTTTTCCGCAGTACCCTTTACGATGTATTTGAAAGTCTGCAGATCATCACCCGCGCGCAACAAAGTGTTGAAACGGTAGTTGACCTCTTGGATGCCGCCGGTGGCAACTTCATGGTGGAAGCGCTCAATCTTAAAGCCCACCTGGCTTAAGATCACGGCAATCTCATCGCGCACTGGAATCGTCTTGTCATACGGTGCGGTGGGGAAGTAACCGTCGTTGACACGGATTTGGTTGCCGCGATTCGGGGAGCCATCAATCATGGTGTCTGCACCCGAATTCCACCAACCCTCATCGGAATCGACCTTATAGAACGCTGCGTTGATATCAGTGGAATACTGCACCGAGTCAAACACGTAGAACTCCGCCTCAGCACCGATGGAGCATGAATCAGCGATGCCTGTTTCTTGCAGGTACTCTTCAGCCTTTCGGGCAACGTTGCGCGGGTCGCGGCTAAACGGCTCCATCGTAAACGGGTCATGCACGAAGAACTTCATATTTACCGTTTTGCGGGCACGGAACGGGTCGACATGGGCGGTACCAATGTCTGGCACCAAGGTCATATCGGATGCCTCAACCGTTGTGAAGCCCGCAACGGACGAACCATCGAAAGCGAAGCCATTTTCTACAGCGTCATCATCAAACTCGTCGACAGGGACCGACAGTGCGTGCTCCATGCCCGTGAGGTTGGTGAAGCGGATGTCGAGAAATTCCATCTCCTCGTCCTTCATAAACTTGCGTAGTTGTTCGGCTGATTCGAAAGCCATCGAAGCTAACACTCAATTCTTGTTCTTGGTTGGTAGATTGGTCAGGAAAAGGCATTGTGGAAAATTGCCCACGCGGGCCACTTTCATCCAGATTTAGGACAGGATCGGATCGTCCCACAGGTTCAGCTTTGTGCCGATACCCTTCTTGATGGCGTTTTCATACAGGTCCGTCGCCCATGCAACGTCCTCTACGGGCATGCCGCCAATGGAGTACAGGAAGATCTGCTCGTCGTTTTCTCGGCCTGGCGCCTTACCGTCGGCAATATCACCGATGTTGACCAGTTCCTCTTCCTTTAGTGAGCCCTCCTGGATCATGTCCCACCAGCGATTGCCAGGAATGCCCAAGAGATCCTCATAGGTGACATCCTTGCCGTTCTCGTGGAACCACTCGGAGTACAAGCCGCGGAAGTCTACGACCAAATTGGCCTTGTCAGATGCTACGAAGTCATCGTCGAAACGCGCAGCAGCAGGGCACAGGACCAGAGCGCCAGGCTTGAGCCACTCCGTCTTGAAATATGGGAAGCCGGAGGGGCCATCCTTCGAAGTGGAGGTGCCACCGATGATGATGTCAGAGTTCTCAATCGCCTCCTGCTCCGATTCGACGATAGTGACCTCAATCTCGGGGAACTTTTCGCTGAACCAGTTCGCAGCGCGCTCGGTGGAATCCTTGGAGCGGCCCTTAATCTTCAAGTTTTTGATGCTGGGGCGCTGGGACACCGCGGAAGAGAAAATAGTGCGGCTCATCACACCAGGGCCGATGATACCCACAGTCTCAGCGTTGTCTACTGCGAGGTGTTTCACACCCACCCCAGGAACAGCGCCGGTGCGGTATGCGGACAACGTGTTTGCGCTCATCACAGCAAGCGGGGCGCCGGTATCGGTGTCGTTGAGGACGAACAGGTGGATGGAGCGGGGCAGGCCCCGCTTGCGGT comes from Corynebacterium cystitidis and encodes:
- the glnA gene encoding type I glutamate--ammonia ligase, with protein sequence MAFESAEQLRKFMKDEEMEFLDIRFTNLTGMEHALSVPVDEFDDDAVENGFAFDGSSVAGFTTVEASDMTLVPDIGTAHVDPFRARKTVNMKFFVHDPFTMEPFSRDPRNVARKAEEYLQETGIADSCSIGAEAEFYVFDSVQYSTDINAAFYKVDSDEGWWNSGADTMIDGSPNRGNQIRVNDGYFPTAPYDKTIPVRDEIAVILSQVGFKIERFHHEVATGGIQEVNYRFNTLLRAGDDLQTFKYIVKGTAEKMGQTATFMPKPLDGDGGCGMHAHQSLWKDGKPLFYDENGYAGLSDLARWYIGGLLKHAPAVMALTNPTTNSYRRLYSGFEAPVNLAYSQRNRSAAIRIPVTGDSPNAKRLEFRAPDPSGNPYLGFTAQMMAGLDGIKNRLDPGEAVDKDLYELEVQEEFNVPKVPHSLEESLQALADDHDFLTEGDVFTGDLIEIYIQLKYDNEIMPLRQGPTPKEFELYYNV
- a CDS encoding S8 family peptidase, with translation MSKKSRHMMRAMAGASAVLAMSLATSGIAYAQEDLPNEPGGETVDEAIDPENREAITTSTDRFIVEYHEDVQKDRDERMSVMQETGEALDEDVTEVREREDGTVVVEVEEYLDPQASEEFMEEMRNSGKVAHIEPDARMMPMAVNDQHYRQQWPIHGNWGGKADKAWTFAPKLGEGVVVAVVDTGTTRHPDLDPNLLPGYDFISDPSMSRDRDGRDPNPQDEGDWYAAYECGKNPHPSNSSWHGTHVAGTVSAVTNNSIGVAGVAPQAKVVPVRALGKCGGYSSDIADAIVWSSGGSINGVPANRNPAQVINLSLGGSGTCSRTYQRAIDTARGNGASVVVAAGNESRNTQYAQPGNCPGVINVGSSGVTGHYASYSNFGTHVDVTAPGGDQQRGTTVLSTLNTGRTTPGSPSYSFYQGTSMAAPYVSGIAALMKAQDPSLSTERVEQILKSTARPLAQPRQGSGAGLVDAEAALKAVNPGSAPAPQPGPAPGPNPQPQPDPWPNPQPQPDPWPAPWPEPRPEPRPEPRPQPRPEPRPEPRPEPRPQPVPWWPFPWWPFF
- a CDS encoding tyramine oxidase subunit B; translated protein: MLEAGVGDAARCVETMEETLVLLARGDYRMAGASANSHGAQINFPKNPEHEGMPADGPDRRFMAMPAYIGGRFRTTGVKWYGSNVENRKRGLPRSIHLFVLNDTDTGAPLAVMSANTLSAYRTGAVPGVGVKHLAVDNAETVGIIGPGVMSRTIFSSAVSQRPSIKNLKIKGRSKDSTERAANWFSEKFPEIEVTIVESEQEAIENSDIIIGGTSTSKDGPSGFPYFKTEWLKPGALVLCPAAARFDDDFVASDKANLVVDFRGLYSEWFHENGKDVTYEDLLGIPGNRWWDMIQEGSLKEEELVNIGDIADGKAPGRENDEQIFLYSIGGMPVEDVAWATDLYENAIKKGIGTKLNLWDDPILS